The genomic stretch CACGTAAGTGCACACATTTTGCCGTTCACTTTTTATCTTGGCTTTCACTGTCGTCCTCCCTTCACAATCTCCAGGaaaaacgagagagagagagagagagaaagaaagagagagaaagggaatcaTCTTAGGTAATAGAATATATGGGTTGATCTATAATTTATAGATCTCACcgtcaaaaaaattaaaacaagtagaaaaatatattagatttttttaaagtatgaaacTTGGAAAGGAGTCTTTACTACTGCTACCCCTGTACCTTCTGCTGCCACAAAATTAGGATGTGGCTTAACTTGGGTCTGGTTAGACAATTACAGACTTTGGAGACAGAAATGAAGTCTACCGATTACTCACGTGCACTGAATTCACGTGACTGCAGAGGATAAGGAACTTGTTATTGCAATTTTCTGTTCATTAAGAGCTATCTGAGATCCTTCTTTTGAATAATTGCTCACTGTTGACCCTCATGGCCAGGGAGACAATGAGGGAAAGatactttatattttgtatatgtctTACAGAATTATAAATAACTTTTGGAGAATTACTGTAATAAAATTTTCTCAGATGAATGTAAGAAATTTGGATGAGACCTTGTTTGTTATGAAGACATTAAGTATTTACATTTGCCCTTTTAGAGCATATATAATTTATGCTATTTAATGGTAAATATGAAGAATGGCAGCTACAAGACTAGTTGTGCAAGGCTTCTtggtaaaattattaaatgagagGCATCTGCAATTAGAAACTGCACTGCAGTCttctaacttataagtgggagctaaacaatgggcaCAAGTGGACGTACAGAGTGGAATAACTAAAAGTCGATTTGGGTGGGAAGGGGTggtgaggaaagaaaaattacctattgggtgcAATGTACACCATTTGGGTGATGAGTATGCTATAAACCCAGGCTTCAGTACTtggcaatatatccatgtaacaaaatgtatccatgtaacaaaaatcCACTTGTGCCTCTtaaatctgtaaaaataaaaagttataaacaagaaaagaaaccacTGCAGAATGACATCCAGTACAGAGcaaagcaggcagatcaagaTGATTCTACCAGGAAGCATTCCTCTGTAACTATCTAGATCTCTtgcttcttttccatttcattgatcTAAACGCAGGTAATTTACATGCATATTAAATTTAACTACATATTTCTTTTCACAGACACCCAAGAGTTGATTCCTCCCCAAGAATGAGAAATCACACAATGGTGACTGAATTCATCCTTCTGGGAATCCCTGAGACAGAGAGCCTAGAGACAGCCCTTTTATTCCTGTTCTCCTCATTTTATTTATGCACCCTCTTGGGAAACGTGCTTATTCTTACAGCTATCATCTCCTCCACTCGACTTCACActcctatgtattttttcttggGAAACCTCTCCATCTTTGACCTGGGTTTCTCTTCGACAACTGCCCCCAAGATACTGTTCTACCTTTCAGGGAACAGCCATGCTATCTCATATGCAGGCTGCGTGTCCCAGCTTTTCTTCTACCATTTCCTAGGCTGTACTAAGTGTCTCCTCTACACAGTGATGGCCTGTGACCGCTTTGTTGCCATATGTTTTCCTTTGAGATACACGGTCATCATGAACCACAGGGTGTGCTTTATGTTGGCCACAGGGACCTGGATGGGTGGCTGTGTCCATGCCATGATCCTAACGTCCCTCACCTTCCAGTTACCTTACTGTGGCTCTAACAAGGTGGGCTATTACTTCTGTGATATTCCTTCAGTGTTACCCCTAGCCTGTAAGGACACATCCTTAGCCCGGAGGATAGGTTTTACAAATGTTGGTCTTTTGTCTCTCATTTGCTTTTTTCTCATCCTTGTTTCCTATACTTGCACTGGGATTTCCATATCAAAAATCCGCTCAGCAGAGGGCAGGGAGCGAGCCTTCTCCACCTGCAGCGCTCACCTCACTGCAATCCGTTGTGCTTATGGGCCAGTCATCATTATCTATCTACAACCCAATCCCAGTGCCTTGCTTGGTGCCATAATTCAGATATTGAATAATCTGGTAACCCCAATGTTGAATCCACTAATCTATAGCCTTAGGAATAAGGATGTAAAATCAGCCCTGAGGAATGTATTTCCCAAGAAAAGCTTTGCTCTgggaaataaatgagaacatttaaagCTTTGCTGGATTTAAGactttgatttcattttaaagtttgattGTCCACACCCTAAGAAAATTTCCCATCTGCTGCTGCCAAGgcatgttgaaatgaaatgtacTCTGAATCAATCTACTACTTAATCTCgctcttttaaaatatctgtctGTTGGTATATTTCCCTATACtttagaattaaatttttttgacttttggaGGGCTTAAAGATAGTAATAAGGAATAATGTGTAattgctgcactccaggctggagtgcagttgtgtgatcttggctcatggcaacctctgcctcccgggctcaagtgattctcctgcctcagcctcccgagtagctgggaccacacctggctaatttttgtatttttagtagggccagggtttcaccatgttggccaagctggtctcaaactcctggcctcaagtgatctgcccgcctcggccttccaaagtgctgggattacaggcatgagccactaagcccGGCCTATAATTAAACATAATTAATAGAGTAATTTAGCAGACATtgcacctttcttttctttctttctttctttctttctttctttctttctttctttctttctttctttccttctctctccctctctctttctttcctttgtttcttttctttctttctttctttttcttttttgacagggtcttgctctgtaacccagtctggattgcagtggtgcaataatagctcactgcaacctccatgggCTCAATTCTTTTGTAGTAAGGATTCTGTTAACACCACTGACACACACCTTCACTCCAaacatttctttgttctttaaacCTTTGAAAGAGTTAAGAGAACACATTTGCTTTCTCCTATCATAGTCCCTGTTAAAagtgcatttatatatatatatatatacatatatatatatataaaggaatgaaagaaatcagaaaatcctACTTTACTGcagattataatatttaattttctgccAATCAATATTAAAACTCAAAGTAACTTAAGTACTGTTTAAGGTAATCCTTCTAGTATTCAGTCTTGTGTGATTTCAAGATTTTTCTATCATACGGATTcctttggaatatatatattttccttgtaTTATTAAATCCCTGGAAGGTTATGTGTActgttttctcaaaaaaaaattaaatttaatttaaaaaggaaggtaGATGTATTTCTGTGTCTGTCATAGAAAGCCCATATTAGAATTTTCATTGAAATTCAGGTAGCAATAATAAATTTGTCCACCTGAGAAagagtacatttctttttttctcataatacAATCTGTAtaccttatttttcttctaatctcTGTGTTCCATAATGCTGGGGAAAAAGTAGGTAAATTTTGCTTATGGAAATAATgttacattttataatgaaagtttctcttttcctgattttgttttctgtttctttttatattttacttccaagttgtctgccttttcttttaagCTACATGAAGTCCTTTTTGTAAAGAAGCAAAGGATagacaaaaagaaagatggaaggaggaaggaaggaaggaagagagggagagaggagagggagagagagggagaaagaaagaaagaaagaaagagagagagagagagagagagagagaaagaaagaaagaaagaaagaaagaaagaaagaaaagaaggaaggaagaaagggaaagaaagaaaggagggagggaaagaaaaaggaaagaaaagaaagagaaagaaagaaagggagaaaaaagaaaggaaggaaggaaagaaagaaagaaagaaagaaagaaagagaaaagtaaatagaAAGAAAGCTGTATTTAGAGCTAAAATAGTACTTCATAATGGAATGATTATTACCTTCCCCCTCTTACCTTCAATTCCTATCAACACAGGTGATTGAACATCAGTTCTCCAAGTGGAAACTATAAGTCACCAcactgagcctgcagtgagctattaaaAGATATTAAATGAGCCCCAGTGAAGGCACATTGGTGACCGGTGATTTGTGATGTGCTATGTAAGAGCCTCTAAGATGAGATAACCATAAGTGTACCTCACAAGCAATCAGGTAGTCAGTTACTctatctagaaataaaatagacttattttatttataatctagATAGTTACTctatctagaaataaaatagacttatttattcaatttcaAGAAGTCTTTGTAACACTGACGTTCCTTCCAGATAAGTAATAGTTGGATTGTAATATTAAACATGTCaaatgttaaaagataaaatgcaaataatggctttatttccttttatctctCTAATATAGACATCAAAACAGGTAGTAACTATCCATTACAGCAAAGTTGTTGTAATTTTCAATGTTCTGTTAACCAAGACACATAACAGTCACTCCTGTCTTTAATATCCATGTTTTCTTTCCTGGTCTTCTCTTTTTGGCAGGCAAGTGCTGAAACAGCCATATGTTTCACAACCTCCACTCTTCTGTCTTTTAACatgcacacatgaacacatacacaCTTCTGTTTTAAGCATGTTGCCACTTGTCACTACAAAGAAACAGATGgcaatactaaaaaataataatcacttgTAAAGTTACAATGGCTTAGAAAATCTCTTTGAATTTTTCCCTGACAGTTTCCTCTAATGTGCATTAAAATGTCATTCCAGCTCTTCTCTCCCAGTTACTTCACTTTCCATCCAAGGCTCAGGTTTACAGGTGAAGCACCTGGATTCAGAAATTTCTTTAGTTAATGGAAGAACCAAAAGTAGAATCCAGGTCTTCTGATTTTCGGTTCAGTTCTCATTTTACTTCACAAACTTATAATGCCAAGTGAGAAATTTATGAATAACCTTGATGCAACATAAGTTTAATTAATCTTTGCACAAGTCATAACAGcaataaatatactaaataaaaataaatattttattgtaagaatgtaTTTGTTGAgtcagaatatttatttattctaatataaaacactgaaagtttttaaaaataaaaaatttaacacaaaaggaataatttctagtttttctgttAAAGTATTCCTACACGTTTCAtcaaattgacttttaaaaatttaaacaatttcagacttacagaaaagctgaaaaggtAATATAGTCCATGTATATTTGTTACTCAGATTCCCAATGTTATCAGcatattgtatttgttttattccttctctctctcattctctctctacCCCTTCCTCcaatattatgtgtgtgtgtgtatgtgtgtgtgtgtgagttgcaATCATGTGATCCTTTTCCCCATATCTTACTTAAAGGTTATTTCCTAAAACAAAGGGTGTCCCCTTATATAACTATAATATagttatcaaaaccaggaaatgaaTATGAATACAATACTATCATCTAATCTACAGGTATTCTTTAGCTTTCCCCAATTATTCTAATAATGTTTTTATAGCACAAAATGTCCAGGATTATATATTGCataatgttatttatcttttttttaaatctggaatAGTTCCTGAGTCCTTTGTATTCCAGGACATTactgtttttgaatattttaagatgGGTACTTTGTACAACATACATCAGTTTGAGTTTGTCTAATGTTTCCTCCTGATTAGATTCAGGTAATACGCTTTTGACAGAACCAACTCCGAAATGACGCTGTGTTCTTTCTAGTATATTATATCAGGAGCTGCTTGCTGTGAATTTGTTCCATTACTAGTGAGGTTAATTTTTATCGTTTGGATAAGGTAGTGTCTGTCAGACTACTCAAGCACAAAGTTGTTATTTTACCTTCCtaattaataatgattttttGGAGGGATGGAAACTTTGCAATTATGTACGTATCCTATTACTTCTCAATTTTATCTGCTGGTTTTAGCGTCCATAGATGATTCTTGTctgaattattattataattgccAAATAATAACTTTCCAAATTAATTATTCTTACCACATTTGGTCATTGGTTTTCTACTATAAAGAAGATCTCTATCTCTCCCTCTATTTATATCAAAATGACACTGTAACTAATTGAATAAACCACGTGATACCAATCTTTTTGCTCTGTCGGCTGGAATCATGGGAGAAGATGATTATACTAGGATATTATCTCTCATCGGAGGAGGAATATCCCTTTTCAAGAGAGGAGatgtaaaaaatattaaagggaCATCCTTCCACTAAAATAGATGACTTTCAAGTTACCTTCCAACGCTGAAATACTAATTCTGTGATTCCATATGGCTGTCTCATAACTGTAGAATCACTTACATCGTTGGAAAAATGGAAGCATAGACAGAGGAAGAAATGGCCTATGGGAAGCCTGGGAGGGAGGGGGGTTAGGAAGCCTTTGTAAATCAGCCAACagataaaaaaaattcctctttcaCTTGTTTGGTACCCGCCagttgtaaatattaaatattaaatactagGCAATAACGACAGTCAAGCAAATAACAGGATTTATTTAAGAAGAGACACGGTATTATAGAGAGATCACCAACATTTTTCAAGACAGGAGATGCAAGTTCCCTGGACCCAAATCTCACCATTGAACACAGGGCTGTTCATGAGAATAGAGGAATGAATAAGTTTACATTAGAGTATCTGGAAACATCATTCACTCCCCTCAGACTGTACATTAGAATATATGGCTTGACCATTCCTGTACGTACGTGTTGCCAAATACCTCAGCCAGAAGCAGTTATACCTCGTCAATCTCAGCATTATACAAGTACACAATATGATTACAGAATAGAGTGCACAGTAAACTCACGCCGTCACAAAGTCCTAAACCACTGCTTTCAGTCTCTGCAGTCTACAGCATTTGCTATGAAAACATTTCTGAATTAGGTGCTGCAGAATTAGAAAATGAATCCGTTTCCCAGAGTTCTTGGGAAATCACATCAAGAATTCCAATGTCCATCTCAATCAGGACTTTATTTCAATCTATACCTTTACATCACCcaaagctgtttaaaaatttcagtttctacaaaacATAATTGCCTTGCACTCTATACTAGTCAAAAGGCCTAAGTCAAGTGCACTGGgaatagaaaacttttttttgttgttttgttttgttttgagacggagtctcgctctgtcgcccaggctggagggcagtggcgcaatctcggctcactgcaagctccgcctcccgggttaacgccattctcctgcctcagccacccgagtagctgggactgcaggcgcccaccaccacgcccggctaagttttttgtatttttagtagagatggggtttcaccatgttggccaggatgctctcgatctcctgacctcgtgatctgcccgcctcggtctcccaaagtgctgggattacaggcgtgagccaccgcgcccggcccagaacatttttaaaacgtGATTTACTTGTTCATTAAAATCTTACTTTCAAGGTTTTCTGTAAATTATCACCTTCAGCACATGATACGAAATAACCTTGTCTAAAACTCACTTAAGTGGGCAATAAGTTAAATGGCAGACCCCTAAACAGTTTTTGGACATTTGTAGGAGATGAGCACTGAAGAGGGTGTGATACAACTGAGCGTAGAGCAAATCACCTCTGTAGAATGAAGGAGATTTTGTCTGGAGAGAATACAAAACCATAAACATGGCTTGCAGAGTTATAAATGTAGGGTCCCCTGATTATGAGTTAGAATAACTGTACTTCCTTTATAATTGGTGTGTCAGAAACACAAGGCTCAAAAGGACTGGAAATTAATAGGTTAAGCATATACTGAATTGCATGTTATTATTCAGCACTTATTTGTTGACATACTCTGTACCATAGTTAGGATCTTCGAGTACAGAGGTGAATAAAATGAACACGGGCCCTACCTTTAAGAAACTCACATCAAAGGAAGAAGGGAGCCTTCAGTAAAACTTGGAGACTATGATGTCACCGCtgtaaatatctaaatatttcataaaaacagGAATACTTGACATTTATTtaccaaagagagaaagaagtatCTATAGGTAAATTATTTCCCAGGATATGGCAGGCTAATACCATATGAATCTCTCAATAAGATATTACGGGCAGTTGAATTCTAAATCCAGACTCACTGTTTATGGGTTCCAGGCAACCTGCACAGACTGACTAGTATCCGGACAGGATGACATcaagatttttctcctttctctcataTTGTCTCTAGAAGTTACACTCCTAACTTCCAGACCACTAGTTCTCTCATATAATTTTTGCAGTAGCCGTTGGTTGAAATTATACCACGTACTGGGTCCTGGGAATATTATTTTGCTTGAAATGTTACTACATGGCtaggaatttttttattgttttttactattttagaTATTAGGTTGGTATTGTGAAATTATATATTTCCACTTGGGAAAGCGGAAACTAACAAACAGCCTTTGAGTTGGAGCATTCAAATTTGGAAGTACTAAAAGGAGCCCCACCCTATTTCATGAAGAGAAAGCCTAGAGGTTAGCACCCTATTTCATGAAGAGAAAGCCTAGAGGTTAGCCACAGAAGAAGGACCTGTGGCCTCAAATAAGGCACTCAGCCTTAGAGTAACATGAATATAAAATTGTGGAGGGAGAAATGTTGGACTTGTAATTCTTTGGACTTTAATATGCGACAAAAGGatatttcatatttgtatttacTTTCTGAAAATTTAATACGAAAAATTCATACTTAGAATTTATATTTGTGTGCAGTTTTTGTTGGCATTATATTATTTGGCATATTTTAACACTTGTGAATgttcattttactgttttttcttttgggcTATATTGAATGCTGTGACTAGACAATTTGTGATGAGAAATAGATTAGAGAATGCAGTTTTGGCTGAGAGTGAAGTGTGTCCTTGATATTAAATCAATGTACACTGTGTTCTGAAGACAGCCAAGCAGGGCATCCTGCTGGCTGATTCCCGCAGCTCTCCCTGGGTTGCCTGGCAACAAGCTGGCTGAAGTCAGAGTCGTGCTCTTCCCCCAGCAGTGGAGAAGGCAATCTGAGATGCTGCTGGTTCCAAGGCTTTAGAAGAAGAGAGATAGGATTTTCCCTTGCATTCTTAATCCAGTTTTATCATTAATGATACTAACATTTTGATCCAATTGGATCTTTATTTCTATTCATCAATATTTGGTACACAGAGATGAGGAAGTGGGCAGAAAGGTGACTGATTAGGCTCCCTCAGCATACGTTATAGCATCATTCTATTCCCAGGTTGCTATGGTGCTTCCCACAGTCCAAGTTGCTTATAGGTAAGTGAATGGATTTATGAACTAGAATTCAGTAACCatgtttaaatttcttcctaACCTCAACCTCATATGTATAATGAAGCATCACAAATACTTTCTAAAGTGCATACCAACCTAAGCTTCATGTTGAACACACTACAAAGAAGGTAATCTATCAGTTGTCAGAGCCTCTTAATGAGGCTCAAGATGTGCCACTGCCTGCGATAAATTAGCATTTCCCTTCTGTCTTCCATCTTTAGAATAATGACTTTACATCATGCTGAGATGCCCAAGTCAGAAGCTAAGAGCACACCTCTACCTTTCCACACTCCACTCGGCCGATCATCCATTCAGTTCCATTACTCtaagttttaatcttttttgtattATCATCCAGTCTCCCTATCAATTGCTCCCACTTTGTTTCACACCTTGATCACACCCTGATGTCCTCTTAAAAGGAATCCTAGCCACTACACTGATTcatataacacatttttaaaacaccatCTGATTACATTGTTCACCGGTGACTCTTCACAGCCTGGAGGATGAAGTACAAATGTTATAGCATATCGGGTAAGAATCTTTATCACCAGATCCTGCAGGCCTTTCTGTTCACATGCCCGTGTATGAAACTGAGTTGTGGCTTCTCAAACACACTGTGCTGTGGGATCAAGAATGTTTGATAAACCTCTACT from Nomascus leucogenys isolate Asia chromosome 15, Asia_NLE_v1, whole genome shotgun sequence encodes the following:
- the LOC100584187 gene encoding putative olfactory receptor 10D4 codes for the protein MRNHTMVTEFILLGIPETESLETALLFLFSSFYLCTLLGNVLILTAIISSTRLHTPMYFFLGNLSIFDLGFSSTTAPKILFYLSGNSHAISYAGCVSQLFFYHFLGCTKCLLYTVMACDRFVAICFPLRYTVIMNHRVCFMLATGTWMGGCVHAMILTSLTFQLPYCGSNKVGYYFCDIPSVLPLACKDTSLARRIGFTNVGLLSLICFFLILVSYTCTGISISKIRSAEGRERAFSTCSAHLTAIRCAYGPVIIIYLQPNPSALLGAIIQILNNLVTPMLNPLIYSLRNKDVKSALRNVFPKKSFALGNK